DNA sequence from the [Limnothrix rosea] IAM M-220 genome:
ATTGAGCAAAATCCCGAAATGTTCAGTTTGATGGCCTTTGACTCTCAAATGGGCGACCAGCCATTTTTAACGAACATTAATATCATTAGCGAAAGTTTACCCAGTGCACTAACAATTGAAAGTTATCTTGACCTAACCAAGCAGCAGCTTCCCCCTCAATTTAATGTTGTAGATGAAAAATTTTTAGAAATTAACAATTACCCTTCTGTTCGTCTACTGGTAGAGATGGAAATGGCCGGGGCTGCGATTAAACAAGCTGTTTATATCGTACGGGGTGAGAAAAAAGCTTGGGTGATTACCTGTGCCACAAGTCAAGCTGAATTTGACACTCGTCTATCGACTTTCGAAAAGATAGCCAATAGTTTTGTTATTGAATCTTAGTATTGTTTTTTGTGGACATAAATAATTTGTTTTAAATAGCATTTAGTTATTTTTTTTGGGTGCTCTACTACTGAGGCTAGATGGAGCAGTTATCGTTTACAAGCATTTAATCGAGACTTGGAGAAACTTGGCTATATTGAGTTTGCAATAAAGGGAAATCCTAAAGTTATATAAGTCGACAGTGACTTCATAGAATTTGTATTAACTAGAATTTGTATTAAATGATAATTCAACCCAGCATATTACTGCAAAAGACATCAAAAAATAACCCTTGGTAGCGGTCATTTAAGCTTCATTCACAAGGATGCAAAGTGCTGGTCAGGGAAAGGAAAATATTCATTCAATTATTCGACTCTACCCCATGTCAAATTCTCCTTCCTTTGTTTAGAGCGTTTGGCTGGTATTTTTAGGTCTTAATAGAAAAAAGAAAAAAGAATCACTACCTTACTCGATAATGATTCTTCGATTTGTATTATGGACTTTGAAATCTAAAATTATTTCGCAATTACAAAGTTAACCAGTTTATTCGGCACAACAATAACTTTACGGATTTCTTTGCCTTCAATGTACCGTTGAGCAGCCTCTGACTCCTTGGCAAACTTCTCCAATTCAGCCTTGGAAGCCCCCGCTGGAACTTGAATTGTGCCGCGCGTTTTGCCCATAATTTGAATCACCAAAGTAATCTCATCCACCGTCAGCGCTGATTCATCTAAAACTGGAAAATTAACGGTATGAATTGATTCTGAATGACCAAGATTTTGCCATAGCTCATCGGCAATATGGGGCGCAAAGGGAGCCAACAATAAAAGCATTGTCTTAATACCCTCTGCATACACTGGTGAATTAGTGCATTTTGCATCTTTGAGTGCGTTACTAAGCTTCATCAACTCGGCGATCGCCGTATTAAACTGATAATCCCCTTCGAGGTCTTCCTGAATCTCTTTGATTGCGATGTGAATGGCGCGACGGAGATCTTTTTCCTCTTTGGAATAATCCCCAGAAGCTTCTTTTGTTATCGAGAGATCTGCCCCAGAGACTAATGCCCAAATACGGTTTAGGAAACGGAATTGACCTTCCACATCAGCATCATCCCACTCCAAATCCTTCTCAGGGGGAGCCTTAAACAGAATGAACATCCGGGCAGTATCAGCACCATACTTGCTGAGTACAACCTGCGGATCAACGCCGTTATACTTTGACTTCGACATTTTTTCGTAAAAGCCTTTTAACACATCACCAGTCTCTGGATCTTTCGGATCTTCAGGGTTAATTTGATCTACTGGAATGTATTTATTGGTCTTCGTATTTTTATAGGTTAATGCCTGAACCATGCCCTGCGTTAACAGCCGCTTAAAGGGTTCATCCACTGCGACCAACTTATTATCACGCACAACCTTGGTGAAGAAGCGGGAATACAACAGGTGCAAAATGGCGTGTTCAATGCCACCAACATATTGGTCCACACTCATCCAATCATTGACTTTATCGAGATCAAAAGGATGTTCAGCATTGCTCGCGTCGGTGTAACGGAGGAAGTACCAAGACGAATCAATAAAGGTATCCATGGTGTCCGTCTCGCGACGGGCAGGCTTATTACAGCAAGGGCAATCAACCGTTTTCCAGTCTTCCATTTGTGCTAAAGGCGAGCCACCACGGGAAGAAAATTCCACATCTTCCGGCAAAATTACAGGTAAATCAGCCTCAGGCACTGGAACCACACCGCAATCATCGCAATAGATCATGGGAATCGGGCAGCCCCAATACCTTTGGCGTGAAATTAACCAATCCCGCAACCGATATTGAATACGCTCTTTGCCATAGCCTTTTTCTTCAGCAAATTTGATAATGGCTTGCTTTCCTTCGGTAGAAACAGTGCCGTCAAACTCACCACTATTTACCATCACACCGGGTTCGGTATAGGCTTCTTCAAGTTCAGTCTGGCGATCGCCCCCCTCAGGAATAATTACCGTTTTAATGGGCAAATTATTTTCCTTAGCAAACTTAAAGTCGCGGGTATCATGAGCCGGAACACCCATAACTGCACCAGTGCCATATTCACAAAGAACATAGTTGGCGATCAGAATAGGAACTTCTTCACCAGTGAAAGGATTTACAACTTTGCCGCCAGTGGGAACACCTTTTTTGGGTTTGTCATCCCCAGTGCGTTCTTCTTCACTTTCGTTACTGA
Encoded proteins:
- the leuS gene encoding leucine--tRNA ligase, with protein sequence METRYSAAEIESKWQQQWLELGLDQTPAKSDKPKFYALSMFPYPSGKLHMGHVRNYVITDVIARYKRMKGFRVLHPMGWDAFGLPAENAAIDRGIPPAKWTYQNIEQMRDQLKQLGLSIDWDREVATCSPDYYKWTQWLFLQFYKSGLAYQKEAAVNWDPIDQTVLANEQVDAEGKSWRSGAIVEKKLLRQWFLKITDYAEELLQDLDQLGGWPERVKTMQQNWIGKSSGALLEFSIVGSDEKVAVFTTRPDTVYGVTYVVLAPEHPLVAQVTTAEQQSTVDAFIEEVSNESEEERTGDDKPKKGVPTGGKVVNPFTGEEVPILIANYVLCEYGTGAVMGVPAHDTRDFKFAKENNLPIKTVIIPEGGDRQTELEEAYTEPGVMVNSGEFDGTVSTEGKQAIIKFAEEKGYGKERIQYRLRDWLISRQRYWGCPIPMIYCDDCGVVPVPEADLPVILPEDVEFSSRGGSPLAQMEDWKTVDCPCCNKPARRETDTMDTFIDSSWYFLRYTDASNAEHPFDLDKVNDWMSVDQYVGGIEHAILHLLYSRFFTKVVRDNKLVAVDEPFKRLLTQGMVQALTYKNTKTNKYIPVDQINPEDPKDPETGDVLKGFYEKMSKSKYNGVDPQVVLSKYGADTARMFILFKAPPEKDLEWDDADVEGQFRFLNRIWALVSGADLSITKEASGDYSKEEKDLRRAIHIAIKEIQEDLEGDYQFNTAIAELMKLSNALKDAKCTNSPVYAEGIKTMLLLLAPFAPHIADELWQNLGHSESIHTVNFPVLDESALTVDEITLVIQIMGKTRGTIQVPAGASKAELEKFAKESEAAQRYIEGKEIRKVIVVPNKLVNFVIAK